A window from Setaria italica strain Yugu1 chromosome VIII, Setaria_italica_v2.0, whole genome shotgun sequence encodes these proteins:
- the LOC101771592 gene encoding protein ALP1-like has translation MQAAFRGRKHYPTQNVLVAVDFDLKFIYILAGWEGSAHDATVLADALEREDGLRVPLGKFYLVDAGYACRLGFLPSYRGTRYHLKEYGGRNYPTNPSELFNLRHSSLRVSVERAFGALKNRFRIIDNKPFHPYKTKVKLVLACCILHNWILGHGVDEVVPAKFSWVPNNNASPGHGVQLDDNAVWAQRMAEEMNAEILAADELVFPGGAVGADGDDGPAGADEAFGVVPGGAQ, from the exons ATGCAAGCAGCATTTAGGGGAAGGAAGCACTACCCCACACAAAATGTTCTTGTTGCTGTTGACTTTGATCTAAAATTTATTTATATCTTAGCTGGTTGGGAAGGGTCTGCTCATGATGCTACTGTTCTTGCTGATGCACTAGAGAGGGAGGATGGGTTAAGGGTTCCACTAG GAAAATTCTACTTagtagatgctggatatgctTGTCGTCTTGGATTCCTTCCTTCTTACCGTGGCACTAGGTACCATCTAAAAGAGTATGGTGGTAGGAACTACCCAACCAACCCAAGCGAGTTGTTTAATTTGAGGCATTCAAGTCTGAGAGTTTCTGTTGAAAGGGCTTTTGGTGCTTTGAAGAATCGTTTTCGCATCATTGATAATAAACCATTTCATCCCTACAAGACAAAAGTGAAGTTAGTACTtgcttgctgcatattgcaTAATTGGATACTTGGGCATGGGGTTGATGAGGTAGTTCCTGCTAAGTTCTCATGGGTGCCCAACAATAATGCAAGTCCTGGACATGGGGTCCAGCTGGATGACAATGCTGTTTGGGCTCAAA GAATGGCTGAGGAGATGAATGCTGAGATCCTTGCTGCTGATGAGCTTGTGTTCCCTGGTGGGGCTGTTGGGGCTGATGGGGATGATGGGCCTGCTGGGGCTGATGAGGCTTTTGGGGTTGTTCCTGGTGGTGCTCAGTAG
- the LOC105915029 gene encoding uncharacterized protein LOC105915029 produces the protein MRWTDVMSGFILLRMCQLISPGVRTDKGFKEVHLNQVAKALHEFSGNEVTGTQMYNHLRKWRLRWVKISKLRELSGALWDRDNSMIVLEEEHYNGHIKAHPKDAEYLNKPIHHYQEMMVIFGNGQGTGKYAMGSNEALGSPFDFAESPMKHDLPEELKSGKTEVAYVSKSEPHVGSKRKRSMLSDEDVLVFTGMTDGVNNVADAIRSTKVEDSHPDLYGALMYMPGFSEEALMVAYGHLLDNKAQGSAFVKMSDSHHVLWLSTYLAKNYYM, from the exons ATGAGGTGGACAGATGTGATGTCTGGATTTATTCTTCTCCGCATGTGCCAGCTGATTTCACCCGGTGTCAGGACTGATAAAGGTTTCAAAGAAGTCCACCTCAACCAGGTTGCCAAGGCTCTGCATGAGTTCAGTGGCAATGAAGTCACTGGCACACAAATGTATAACCACTTGAGGAAGTGGAGGCTGAGGTGGGTTAAAATCTCAAAGCTGAGAGAGCTGAGTGGAGCTTTGTGGGATAGGGACAATTCCATGATTGTACTTGAGGAGGAGCACTACAATGGCCACATCAAG GCACACCCCAAAGATGCTGAGTACCTGAACAAGCCAATTCATCACTACCAGGAGATGATGGTCATCTTTGGTAATGGTCAGGGAACAGGTAAGTATGCTATGGGGTCAAATGAGGCTCTTGGTAGTCCTTTTGACTTTGCTGAGAGCCCAATGAAGCATGACCTGCCTGAGGAGCTTAAGAGTGGCAAGACTGAGGTAGCTTATGTCTCCAAGTCAGAACCTCATGTTGGAagcaagaggaagaggtccatgcTGTCAGATGAGGATGTCCTTGTGTTCACTGGCATGACTGATGGAGTGAACAATGTTGCAGATGCTATACGTTCTACCAAGGTTGAGGATTCCCACCCTGACTTGTATGGTGCACTGATGTACATGCCAGGGTTCAGTGAGGAAGCTCTAATGGTTGCATATGGTCACCTGCTTGACAATAAGGCCCAGGGATCTGCTTTTGTGAAGATGTCTGACTCACACCATGTTCTTTGGCTGAGTACCTACTTGGCCAAAAACTACTACATGTGA